In Aeromicrobium wangtongii, the DNA window GGAGCGCTCCGCGATACCGCCCTTGGCCGTCATGCCGAGCGACTCGGCGCGGGCACGGGCGTACGACGTGAGGTTGCCGAGCACCAGGCACGCCAGGCTCAGCCACAGGTAGAGGTCGGCGTCGCCGAGCTGTGTCTCGCGGTCCCCGATGCCGTAGTAGACGACCAAACCGCCGAAGACGGCCGCATCGCCGACACGGTCGAGCGTCGAGTCGAGGAACGCGCCCCACTTGCTCGACTTGCCCGTCTTGCGGGCCATGTAGCCGTCCATGAGGTCGGAGAACACGAACAGCGTGATGACGAGCGTGCCCACGAAGAACTCGCCGCGCGGGTAGAACCACAGTGCGCCCGCCGACACGCCGAGCGTGCCGACCAGCGTGACCTGGTCCGGTGTCACGCCGAGCCTCAGCAGGCCGTCGGCCGGATAGGACATGATCTTCGTCCAGAACC includes these proteins:
- the pgsA gene encoding phosphatidylinositol phosphate synthase, which encodes MLERFRGFWTKIMSYPADGLLRLGVTPDQVTLVGTLGVSAGALWFYPRGEFFVGTLVITLFVFSDLMDGYMARKTGKSSKWGAFLDSTLDRVGDAAVFGGLVVYYGIGDRETQLGDADLYLWLSLACLVLGNLTSYARARAESLGMTAKGGIAERSDRLVAILVMTGLSGLFDLPVLREITLWALALASLITVFQRMAIVRKQTLANPGLDT